From Spea bombifrons isolate aSpeBom1 chromosome 6, aSpeBom1.2.pri, whole genome shotgun sequence, a single genomic window includes:
- the ACY1 gene encoding aminoacylase-1, giving the protein MDTTSATENPATGLFREYLRIRTVHPEPDYDGAIEFLVRVAEDIGLESRKIKLSSGLTILILSWWGTKPQLKSVVLNSHIDVVPVFEEFWTYPPFAAHKDESGNIYARGTQDMKCVTIQYLEALRRLKSEGRRLPRTVHLTLVPDEEIGGHKGMELFVKYPEFRNLNPGITLDEGLASPTEVFSVFYGEKCPWWITVHCRGDPGHGSRFIENSAATKLHLVISKFLEFREKEKKRLESNPNLTLGDVTTVNLTRASGGVSCNVVPSEMSATFDLRVPPTVNLKEFESQLESWCRDAGSQVTWEYHQKCMDQVVTTPDDSNPWWKAFSNPCKELGLKLKPEIFPAATDSRYVRAAGYPAFGFSPMNHTPILLHDHDEYLNEEVFLQGIHIYTRIISSLASVPPLDGEQ; this is encoded by the exons ATGGATACCACTTCTGCCACTGAGAATCCCGCTACCGGTCTGTTCCGAGAGTACCTGAGAATCCGAACTGTACATCCCGAGCCAGACTACG ATGGAGCTATTGAGTTCCTTGTTCGGGTAGCTGAAGACATTGGATTGGAAAGCAGGAAAATTAAG CTGTCCTCCGGACTTACAATACTCATCTTGTCGTGGTGGGGGACAAAGCCTCAGCTCAAGTCCGTGGTTTTAAATTCCCATATAGATGTGGTCCCTGTGTTTGAG GAATTCTGGACTTATCCTCCATTTGCTGCACATAAAGATGAATCGGGAAACATCTATGCCAGAGGAACTCAAGACATGAAATGTGTTACCATCCA GTACTTGGAAGCTCTTCGTAGACTGAAGTCTGAGGGACGCCGCCTTCCTCGTACCGTTCACCTCACACTAGTCCCTG ATGAAGAGATTGGGGGCCACAAGGGCATGGAACTCTTTGTAAAGTACCCGGAATTCAGAAATCTCAATCCTGGGATCACACTTGATGAAG GTCTGGCTAGTCCCACAGAAGTATTTAGTGTGTTCTATGGGGAAAAGTGCCCTTGGT GGATAACTGTTCACTGCAGGGGAGACCCAGGGCATGGTTCTCGCTTCATAGAAAATTCGGCAGCCACCAAACTA CATTTAGTGATTTCTAAATTCCTGGAGTTTcgagagaaggagaaaaaaag GTTAGAGTCCAATCCTAACCTCACACTTGGAGATGTCACTACCGTTAATCTAACCCGAGCCAGTGGTGGGGTTTCCTGCAATGTAGTCCCATCTGAGATGTCAGCAACTTTTGATCTCCGCGTTCCACCCACCGTCAACTTAAAG GAGTTTGAGAGTCAGCTAGAGAGTTGGTGCAGAGACGCTGGGAGTCAGGTGACCTGGGAGTATCATCAG AAATGTATGGACCAGGTGGTGACCACTCCAGATGATTCAAACCCTTGGTGGAAAGCATTCTCTAATCCATGCAAAGAGCT GGGCCTGAAGTTAAAGCCGGAAATCTTCCCAGCTGCCACTGACAGTCGCTATGTGCGGGCG GCCGGGTATCCTGCATTTGGGTTTTCCCCCATGAACCACACACCAATCTTATTGCACGATCATGATGAATACTTGAATGAGGAAGTCTTCTTGCAAGGAATCCATATCTACACCCGTATCATCTCGTCGCTTGCGAGTGTTCCACCCCTTGATGGAGAGCAATGA